From Apium graveolens cultivar Ventura chromosome 9, ASM990537v1, whole genome shotgun sequence, the proteins below share one genomic window:
- the LOC141684804 gene encoding uncharacterized protein LOC141684804 — translation MCAVEPHWYDKVTRRFIINPRIWRDQQGFQGSQGHLPVAVEGLSAAYHKIRGSGVVEDDDTVDEALQGLQCTLDAIGFTYLLQKPPRPPLATPRTSGAHARRPGTAFFHAAPAPRDGWELWPRLLGGEGSSLYTSSGSGWEHSSPGQGHTDPYVSLGSQFTSP, via the exons ATGTGCGCAGTTGAGCCTCATTGGTACGATAAAGTCACTAGGCGTTTTATAATCAATCCCAGGATTTGGAGGGACCAACAAGGATTCCAGGGGTCGCAGGGGCACCTACCCGTGGCT GTTGAGGGCTTGTCTGCTGCCTACCACAAGATTCGGGGTTCAGGCGTGGTAGAGGATGATGATACCGTGGATGAGGCGCTTCAGGGTTTACAATGCACATTAGATGCCATAGGTTTCACATATCTTTTACAGAAGCCCCCGCGTCCACCTCTTGCTACCCCACGTACTAGCGGTGCTCATGCCCGTAGGCCAGGTACTGCATTTTTTCATGCTGCACCAGCTCCTCGGGATGGTTGGGAGCTTTGGCCTCGTTTATTAGGTGGAGAGGGTTCTTCATTATACACCTCCTCTGGCTCAGGTTGGGAGCATAGTTCTCCGGGGCAGGGACATACTGACCCCTATGTCTCCTTGGGGTCACAGTTCACAAGTCCATGA